Proteins encoded within one genomic window of Candidatus Zixiibacteriota bacterium:
- a CDS encoding MFS transporter: protein MRNIRVFYFLEAALSLAGGLILPVYVIYFRLYDVTLFQVALLAAVFEATIIIFELPTGIFADRFGRKLSTAIGFFLLTISGAVFLGWKSFYGFLAAEILFGVGETFISGALEALAVDSTGEGNRSQNLNRLFSTRTIVKTSALSLGMIAGGIIGGAAPEYLFLPFTFIFFAGFLSSFLLKEVHRSRLTGERTSLKVDFKALIESVSRVPVIALLFAVGALVNFSFEGVDQFWQVLLSEIKMVDITYFGLITLSGSLLVLALSRRLEKYYERLRMTLSILLFGAGISIAATAIAPSWSAAAFLILFFALKELIRPVLSTNLNRFYRGNNRATFLSGFNLVNSIGEVLAGLTAGLIVQTTVVPVLFYLSAAVAVGIGGAVVMVVKSKYK from the coding sequence TTGAGAAACATTCGGGTTTTCTATTTTCTGGAGGCGGCGCTCTCTTTGGCCGGGGGGCTTATCCTGCCGGTTTATGTCATCTATTTTCGCCTGTATGATGTTACCCTTTTTCAGGTGGCGCTTCTGGCGGCGGTATTTGAAGCGACCATAATCATATTTGAACTTCCCACCGGCATTTTTGCCGACCGGTTTGGACGAAAGCTGTCAACGGCAATTGGATTTTTCCTTCTGACCATCTCCGGGGCGGTCTTCCTGGGATGGAAATCGTTTTACGGATTTTTGGCGGCGGAGATTCTGTTCGGCGTGGGGGAGACCTTCATCTCCGGGGCGCTGGAAGCGCTGGCGGTCGATTCCACAGGAGAAGGCAACCGGTCGCAAAACTTGAACCGTCTATTCTCCACCCGGACCATTGTTAAGACCTCCGCTCTGTCACTGGGAATGATTGCCGGCGGGATAATCGGAGGAGCGGCGCCGGAGTACCTTTTTCTTCCCTTTACTTTCATTTTCTTTGCCGGTTTCTTGTCGTCTTTCCTTTTGAAAGAAGTGCATAGAAGCAGATTGACAGGCGAGAGGACGTCACTCAAAGTCGATTTCAAAGCGCTCATTGAGTCGGTTTCGCGTGTTCCGGTTATCGCCTTGTTATTTGCCGTGGGAGCGTTGGTCAATTTCTCGTTTGAAGGGGTGGACCAGTTCTGGCAGGTGCTGTTAAGCGAGATAAAGATGGTTGATATCACCTATTTCGGGCTGATTACTCTTTCCGGCTCGCTTCTGGTGCTGGCATTGAGCCGTAGGCTGGAAAAATATTATGAGCGCCTGCGGATGACCCTGTCAATACTTCTGTTCGGAGCCGGTATTTCCATCGCCGCGACAGCCATAGCGCCGTCATGGTCCGCGGCAGCATTTCTGATTCTCTTTTTCGCCCTCAAGGAATTGATTCGCCCGGTTCTTTCAACCAATCTTAATCGCTTCTATCGCGGAAACAACCGGGCTACATTCCTGTCAGGATTCAACCTGGTAAATTCCATCGGAGAGGTGCTTGCCGGACTGACGGCGGGACTGATTGTTCAGACAACCGTGGTACCTGTGCTGTTTTATCTTTCTGCGGCGGTGGCGGTGGGGATAGGGGGGGCGGTGGTGATGGTAGTCAAAAGCAAATATAAGTGA
- a CDS encoding NADH-quinone oxidoreductase subunit B family protein, translated as MGVIKKLPVYLEHFPGGGIVATSLDYVLSQSQASSIWYLLFGTACCAIELMATGASRYDFDRFGMIFRASPRQADLIIAAGTITKKMAPRLRLLYDQMAQPRYVIAMGGCTVKGGPFYYDSYAVEKGIDHIVPVDVYIPGCPPRPESLLEGCLTLQKKIKKQKIGDWS; from the coding sequence ATGGGTGTAATAAAGAAACTTCCGGTTTACTTAGAGCATTTCCCGGGCGGCGGGATAGTGGCGACCTCGCTTGATTATGTTCTAAGCCAGTCGCAGGCAAGTTCCATCTGGTATCTTCTCTTTGGCACCGCCTGCTGCGCGATAGAACTGATGGCGACCGGGGCGTCACGGTACGACTTCGACCGTTTCGGGATGATTTTCCGCGCTTCTCCGCGCCAGGCCGACCTGATTATCGCCGCCGGCACGATTACCAAAAAGATGGCGCCGCGGCTTCGGTTATTATATGACCAGATGGCGCAACCGCGATATGTTATTGCCATGGGCGGATGCACCGTCAAAGGGGGACCGTTCTACTACGACAGTTATGCCGTGGAAAAAGGGATTGACCATATTGTGCCGGTTGATGTCTATATCCCCGGCTGTCCGCCGCGGCCGGAATCGCTTCTGGAAGGGTGCTTGACCCTGCAGAAGAAAATTAAAAAGCAAAAAATTGGGGACTGGAGTTAA
- a CDS encoding DUF6081 family protein, with amino-acid sequence MQETAHATAIELKTYDDFKTPKLDPTKWVTAKLPLGDGNYWEYYDPNTVVKTGNGRCEITVNPFSRSHNQIQIADNPKTLYASAEPIKIGKDDILTVSVDIAAIAHNNNRHDLYDAFITFNLFDFNSGIVLDFLLNGNLIYAFYERLFIPGVTDETTAFTRAADLAVNTRPGQFHNLIMTYDRKFDTALWIVDGQPMYRVPHMPVKVDQFLMGMGLMTLKPIAAPFPYYFPKSTSLHGQGITGIWSNYRVGLTPNS; translated from the coding sequence ATGCAGGAAACCGCCCACGCCACCGCCATAGAACTGAAAACTTATGATGATTTCAAAACTCCCAAGCTCGACCCGACCAAGTGGGTCACCGCGAAACTTCCTTTGGGTGATGGAAACTACTGGGAATATTACGACCCTAACACGGTGGTCAAGACTGGAAACGGACGATGCGAAATCACGGTCAATCCATTCTCCCGGAGCCATAACCAGATTCAGATTGCCGACAATCCGAAAACCTTGTATGCCTCGGCCGAACCGATAAAGATCGGCAAGGATGATATATTGACTGTCTCGGTTGATATCGCCGCTATCGCCCATAACAACAACCGGCATGACCTTTACGACGCCTTTATTACTTTCAATCTTTTCGATTTCAACAGCGGCATCGTGCTTGATTTTCTTCTCAACGGCAATCTTATCTACGCCTTTTATGAACGTCTCTTTATACCCGGGGTCACTGATGAAACCACCGCTTTTACTCGTGCCGCCGACCTCGCGGTCAACACCAGACCGGGGCAATTCCATAATCTGATTATGACTTATGACCGGAAATTCGATACGGCCTTGTGGATTGTCGATGGCCAGCCGATGTATCGTGTCCCGCACATGCCGGTGAAAGTGGACCAGTTCCTTATGGGCATGGGACTGATGACCCTCAAACCGATTGCGGCGCCGTTTCCTTATTATTTTCCGAAATCGACGTCGCTTCACGGCCAGGGAATAACCGGCATCTGGTCAAATTACCGGGTGGGATTGACGCCGAATTCTTGA
- a CDS encoding NADH-quinone oxidoreductase subunit A, with the protein MSEYLAIIIFLFVGIGLVLFTFFLSRLIRPANPYPAKTQNYECAEPPIGNSWIQFNNRFYIFALIFVIFDVEAIFLFPWAVAFGQLGLYALIEMIIFIFILLFGLFYAWKKGVLKWV; encoded by the coding sequence ATGTCGGAATATTTGGCGATAATTATCTTCCTATTCGTCGGGATAGGGCTGGTGCTATTCACCTTCTTCCTTTCCCGGCTGATTCGTCCTGCCAACCCCTACCCGGCCAAAACTCAAAACTACGAATGCGCCGAGCCGCCGATTGGAAATTCCTGGATTCAGTTCAATAACCGCTTTTATATCTTTGCGCTGATTTTTGTCATATTCGATGTTGAAGCGATCTTTCTCTTTCCCTGGGCGGTGGCGTTTGGGCAACTGGGACTCTATGCTTTAATCGAAATGATAATATTCATTTTCATCCTCCTTTTCGGACTGTTCTACGCCTGGAAGAAGGGAGTGCTGAAATGGGTGTAA
- a CDS encoding RidA family protein: MKEVIKTSGAPAAIGPYSQAIKIPCGIMIFCSGQIPLDPKEGKIIGITAAEQAEQVLKNIQAILLAAGAEMKHVVKTTIYLTSMNDFAAVNEVYGKYFTFDMPARATVEVPRLPKDVKVEIEAIAMV, encoded by the coding sequence GTGAAGGAAGTAATCAAGACGTCAGGCGCGCCGGCGGCGATTGGACCTTATTCGCAGGCAATCAAAATTCCGTGCGGGATAATGATTTTCTGCTCCGGGCAGATACCGCTTGACCCGAAAGAGGGGAAGATTATCGGAATCACGGCGGCCGAACAGGCGGAGCAGGTGCTCAAAAATATCCAGGCGATTCTTCTTGCGGCCGGAGCGGAGATGAAACATGTGGTGAAAACCACCATTTACCTGACCAGCATGAACGATTTCGCCGCGGTGAATGAAGTTTACGGCAAATACTTTACTTTTGACATGCCGGCGCGGGCGACGGTCGAAGTGCCGCGTCTGCCGAAAGATGTCAAAGTCGAGATTGAAGCGATCGCGATGGTCTAA
- a CDS encoding NADH-quinone oxidoreductase subunit C has translation MDKAALTKYILDKFAGKVELLETGKVEPVFKLENEFLLEFCKSINSDETLHIDFLCNIAGVDTGERFEVVYSVASVKNKIRFDFKVVMAYENAEVESVQSIWPGANWHEREVWELYGINIRNHGNLTRFLLPDNWDQGYPMRKNWDAPDFVRMPES, from the coding sequence ATGGACAAAGCCGCCCTGACCAAATATATCCTCGATAAGTTTGCCGGAAAAGTCGAGCTTCTCGAAACCGGCAAAGTCGAGCCTGTTTTCAAACTCGAAAACGAGTTCCTTCTCGAGTTCTGCAAATCTATCAACTCCGATGAGACCCTCCATATCGATTTCCTCTGCAATATCGCGGGAGTCGATACCGGCGAGAGATTCGAAGTTGTCTATTCGGTTGCATCCGTCAAGAATAAAATCCGTTTTGATTTCAAAGTGGTGATGGCGTATGAAAATGCCGAGGTGGAGTCGGTGCAGTCAATCTGGCCCGGCGCCAACTGGCATGAAAGAGAAGTCTGGGAGCTTTACGGCATCAATATCCGCAATCATGGGAATCTGACCCGCTTTCTTCTTCCCGACAACTGGGACCAGGGATACCCGATGCGGAAAAACTGGGATGCTCCGGATTTTGTAAGGATGCCGGAATCATGA